The proteins below are encoded in one region of Bacteroidota bacterium:
- the rfbA gene encoding glucose-1-phosphate thymidylyltransferase RfbA, translating to MKGIILAGGSGTRLHPLTLAMSKQLMPVYDKPMIYYPLSVLMMAGINEILIISTPHDLPLFKKLFGTGQQLGCKFSYAEQAVPNGLAQAFVIGKDFIGSDAVALILGDNIFYGGGLGRLLQENKNPQGGVVFAYHVSDPERYGVVEFDNHKKAISIEEKPQHPKSNYAVPGLYFYDNEVVDIAANLQPSARGEYEITDVNKVYLERGKLKVGILDRGTAWLDTGTFASLMQAGQFVQVIEERQGLKIGCIEEVAYRMGYIDLTQLKQIALPLVKSGYGQYLMEISEN from the coding sequence ATGAAAGGAATAATATTAGCCGGAGGTTCAGGTACGCGTCTGCATCCGCTTACGTTAGCAATGAGCAAGCAACTCATGCCGGTGTATGATAAGCCAATGATTTACTACCCGCTATCAGTTCTGATGATGGCAGGCATAAATGAGATATTAATTATTAGCACCCCACACGACTTGCCGCTTTTTAAAAAATTATTTGGCACCGGCCAGCAGTTGGGTTGCAAGTTCAGCTATGCCGAACAAGCGGTGCCCAATGGTCTTGCACAGGCATTTGTAATTGGCAAAGATTTTATTGGTAGCGATGCAGTGGCATTAATTTTGGGAGACAATATTTTTTATGGTGGCGGGTTAGGCAGGTTGTTGCAAGAAAATAAAAATCCACAAGGAGGAGTAGTTTTTGCCTACCACGTTAGCGACCCCGAACGTTATGGTGTAGTTGAATTTGACAATCATAAAAAAGCCATATCGATTGAAGAAAAGCCGCAGCACCCCAAATCGAATTATGCCGTACCCGGCCTGTATTTTTACGATAATGAAGTTGTAGATATAGCTGCCAACTTACAGCCAAGTGCACGCGGAGAATATGAAATTACCGATGTAAACAAAGTTTACCTCGAACGTGGCAAATTGAAAGTAGGTATATTGGACCGGGGTACTGCCTGGTTAGACACCGGCACGTTTGCATCGCTCATGCAGGCAGGGCAGTTTGTTCAAGTAATTGAAGAACGGCAAGGTTTAAAAATTGGTTGTATAGAAGAAGTTGCCTACCGCATGGGATATATAGACCTGACCCAGTTGAAGCAAATTGCTCTTCCATTAGTGAAGAGCGGATATGGACAATACCTTATGGAAATAAGCGAGAATTAA
- a CDS encoding DUF4197 domain-containing protein, with product MKRIFLAVLVLSLFINEGKAQTIKDIINTASGVFNGNNLSNDEVIKGLREALTVGANNGSSKASKTDGFFKNTLIKILMPPEAKNMEAMLRKVGAGKQVDVFVMQLNRAAEDASKSAAPIFLDAIKKITINDGLQILNGNDDAATRFLQKGTNAQLLAAFTPIVKASLSKVQITKYWNPLATKYNKIPLAKKVNPNLENYVTGKAIEGLFKLIAQEETKIRKDPMAQVSDLLKKVFGKKG from the coding sequence ATGAAAAGAATATTTTTAGCTGTTTTAGTTTTATCCCTCTTTATAAATGAAGGAAAAGCACAAACTATAAAGGACATTATTAATACCGCCTCAGGCGTATTTAATGGCAACAACCTCAGCAACGATGAGGTAATAAAAGGCTTACGCGAAGCCTTAACAGTAGGAGCCAATAACGGAAGCTCCAAGGCAAGCAAAACAGATGGATTTTTTAAAAATACGCTTATTAAAATCTTGATGCCACCCGAAGCCAAAAACATGGAAGCCATGTTGCGTAAGGTAGGTGCAGGGAAGCAAGTAGATGTTTTTGTTATGCAACTTAACCGTGCAGCTGAGGATGCCAGTAAAAGTGCTGCTCCTATTTTTTTAGATGCTATTAAGAAAATTACTATTAACGATGGTCTGCAAATATTGAACGGCAACGATGATGCCGCCACACGATTTTTGCAAAAGGGAACCAATGCACAGTTGCTTGCCGCTTTTACTCCAATTGTAAAAGCATCGTTGAGCAAGGTTCAAATTACCAAATACTGGAACCCCCTTGCTACCAAGTACAATAAAATTCCATTAGCAAAAAAGGTAAATCCCAATCTGGAGAATTATGTTACAGGTAAGGCCATCGAAGGCTTGTTTAAACTCATAGCACAGGAAGAAACCAAAATCCGCAAAGACCCTATGGCACAAGTTAGCGACTTGCTAAAAAAGGTTTTTGGAAAAAAGGGATAA
- a CDS encoding DUF2480 family protein: protein MEEGIINKVQESGIITINLDDYYQSGERVQYDLRQNLVEDVLLREKDFRAFIKENDWSSYQDKLVAIHCSVDAVIPQWAYMLLASALQPYAKVVVAGNIEQLEHFLIQQSLQSINPEDYKDKRVVIKGCGKYDLPLSALTVLVTLLQPVAKSIMYGEPCSTVPVYKRQVL, encoded by the coding sequence ATGGAAGAAGGAATTATCAATAAAGTACAAGAAAGCGGAATAATCACAATAAACCTGGATGACTATTATCAATCGGGAGAGCGTGTGCAATATGACCTTAGACAAAATCTGGTAGAAGATGTATTGTTGCGCGAAAAAGATTTTCGCGCTTTTATCAAAGAAAATGATTGGAGTAGCTATCAGGATAAATTAGTGGCCATCCATTGCAGTGTCGATGCGGTAATACCTCAGTGGGCATATATGCTGCTTGCCAGCGCCTTGCAGCCATATGCAAAGGTTGTGGTGGCAGGCAACATAGAACAACTTGAACATTTTCTTATACAACAATCGTTACAATCTATTAACCCCGAAGATTACAAGGACAAGCGTGTAGTAATTAAAGGTTGCGGAAAATATGATTTGCCCCTAAGTGCACTAACCGTATTAGTGACTCTGCTCCAGCCTGTTGCCAAGAGCATTATGTATGGTGAGCCTTGCAGCACAGTGCCGGTGTATAAGAGGCAGGTTTTATAA